In Chanodichthys erythropterus isolate Z2021 chromosome 20, ASM2448905v1, whole genome shotgun sequence, the genomic stretch ataataacAAGAATGTATGTATAATCCAGAACCTACATGCTTTTCAGATATTAATTCATGCGGATACCATTAGAGTACCCAtttattgtatgtttttgtaaagGTCTGTACCTTCCAGAGATAATGGACAGATTCTGTCCAGTGTGCCGCAAAACATGAGGCGGTCCATGATCCCATATGCACTGAGATGCCCAGGACTCTGCAGATTTAGCCAGTCTCTCATCCCACACCTCATCAGGAAGAGAGAGAGGATAgataaacaaataattaaaagaaTAGGTCACCCAAAAGCCCCATGGAATGGCAATGAATATAACTGAGGATGTCAAACAACATTATCATAAACATTGAACACACACTTCTGGAGCCATACTTCATGAACATCAtgaggaacagactgaaatttaacTTATCAAACTTTACTTTGGCCCTGGAGatgtcttaaaggtgctaaagaggatgttttgttttatacatttttgcaatattacttgaaactgtctttactaactgataaaagactatttattaggttcactgaaatgaataatattaatatacatcatctgtgcatgaggtagggccttaaaaacatcagccaattggccctctggcttgtcaatcactgccgtgacgttccttgtgagagacgtgcgcggctgcgcgctccagtaactttccacactccactggcgccgcatgcaatgtttttgtcaggagacaggagtaacaactgcagattatgagttacctgcggtgagtccgacataatgaatccactaacacgacacagaaTGCCAAATGTTCCAATACTcctgcacaagttttgggagggttgttcttacgcatgcgttcatttcaaaaactcagtagcagtctttggtttctcagtcgacgaaaagatcctctttagcacctttaagtgtgaGCAACGACTCCTTTCCTTTGAGTCATAATGCCTGTTTGCATAGGCGCTGCGCAGACCGATTGGcgcgtatgacatcaaagtaccgcgagagcgattggAGAGCAAACGACTCCTTATGgttttgaatcgctctcgcgATACTTTGATACGCCGATCGACCTGCCAAGCGCAGATGCATTTCGAACAAGCCAACATCCTTTAAATGAATTATccaatttctttttaaattacttttctttctgttttaaagatgttttcTTTGAATTGTTTGACTACTCAAAAGAGAATATTGGGAAATATCACATAGcctaattaatttgtgtttcctACTAGCTaaattcacataaaaaaatgattaaatgttcTTCAAAGATGATAGTTATATGGTAACTATCCATGTTTATCTGTATTGATTTAATGCTTtgatgttttgtattgtttaatCCTTTAATTGAATTGGTGGTTTCGAATCTGATTCATGAAACTGAATTATTCAGACTCGAGTTCAACTCACTGACTGAAACttgatgatttttaaatatgtaatatatattttatcactTTTGTGATACATTTAAGGTGAGTTTGAGTCCTTTTTGATAGACACTTTCAGACACAATAcactgcattgtaaaaagcgtcCAGCTTGTCTTGAAATGATGCattaagaaactttttttttttttttttttttttttgcgtgtttgttaaaactaaaacattaataatgaaaaaaaaaagtttaaaaaaatgtcctACCATATATTCCATATTTGCTGCAGGCGGGAAGACCTGTGAGCGCACGCGGTTGTGATAGTCCAGTAATGCCGTCATATCTTTGCTGGAGATGAAGCGTTTCCGCCGCGCTCGAGGTGCACTGGTGTCGCTGCTGTTCCTCACTACAGCCTCCATGGAAACCTCATTGCGATGAAGCAGATCTGTTGCTCCGCTCATCGCCACTGCTGCGGTCATGCACGGCAGTGTCCACAGGGCGGCAGCAAAGAACAGCTGAGCGCAGGCCAAATTCATCTCGCTGCCTCTGCCTTCTGTCTGGTTGGCTACAGGTGCTTTATTTGTGGAAAGATAATACAGTGTCAGCAATCTCTCACTGTATTAGCCAGCAAAATAACACTAAAGCCCAGGAACGTACAGTCCCTATTCAAGTGCACGTAGCCTATAGTTTAATCCTGCAATTCCTGTTAGTAAGATGATAGCCAGACcagttctcaaacctgtccagGAGCACCCCCaaccctgcacattttgtatgtctccctcatTTATCACACCTCatgagctcattagtagagactgcaagacctgaaatgggtgtgtcagatatAGGGAGACGTGCAAAGTGTGCAGGTCTGGACTGGGGGTACTCCAGGATAGGTTTGAGAACCATAGTAACAGAGAAACATGTCAACATAGTGATATAATTAGCTATAATCTATAATCTAATCCTACAATTTGCTTTGTTAGTTATATAGATAGATGTTATTTTATAtcttaaaaagtatatatggtataaaagtgtatatatatatatatatatatatatatatatatatatatatatatatatatatatatatatatatatatatatatatttaaacctgttatatgcacaacaaaatcaaaaattgagaaaacttaaaagtttaaggcaacaaacttcagcagatttttttgttttctcaaCTTCAAAAAGTTTGTTGCCTAAAACTTTTAAGTTTTTtcaacttttgttttttttacagtgtgatttcatatatatatatatatatatatatatatatatataaatctacaTATACATATTATCAAAGTGACATGGTTGACAGAGCAAACCACAGGGTTACATTGCAAAAACTCAGGGTTTAAACAAACTGACGAACATTACACACAAATGCCCTCACTTTTTGAAGATATTATGTACATGACCATCTCAACAACAAAGATCTTTAAATAAActgctttacttttttttttatctaatcaTAAAAAAGTGAATACATAATGGCTATTTAAGAGAAAATCACAGCATATACTTATGAATGTATTCCTGCAGTCTGAAGAAAGCGGGGGTCCTCAGCGGTCTTCACAGCAAATAACTTCAGGAGTGATTCCAGCACTTTAGCACAGCCTGGAGAAGCGCAGCTGAAAAGATCTCCACTTAAACTCTGGCCTTTGCAAACAACGTCTTTGACATGTGTGGCAGCGAACTTTAACTGGGCCAACTCTCTAAGGCCATTTGACGTAAAAGAAAAGCCCTTGTCTCTTTTTCTACCCCCACAGGGATGTTCCCAAGGTTCAGGAAACAATTTAATGGAAAGCTTTGCTTTTTCAGCACACACTCAGTATGGAAGCTCCAAACAGCCATGCTCTCCAACGGGATTTTAAGATTGATGACTTTTCAACAGTCATAGCTCTTCATTTCCATTACCTTTgtgattttcaatttttttttttttttacagatttttggGCAACTTTCAcctctgatttcacatcagtaTAGCATCCTTTGATTTGCAtatactatagtaactacaaaATAGCATACAGCACATGCACAGTAATATTCAAAGACAAATGGGTTTTTAGAAGGCTTGTTTATAGTGGCTCTTTTTTCCTTTAAATCATCAGTTTCTGTTCCTCGCTTATATTGgacatttgtgattttttttttgttagcttTGGTTGGAGCTGCACTCAGCCATCCTGGCAAaatgtttcaataaaataaattgaataAGCACAGGCAATGATTTTATAAAAGGGAAGGAGTTGTCTCCAACTTTTAAAGTCATGTCAGCACATTGTTCCAGCTGTCTAGGTTTCCAAGGACATGCCATGTGTAATATCTCTAGTCTCTGGGCAGTGCCAATATCCACTGCACA encodes the following:
- the r3hdml gene encoding R3H domain containing-like — protein: MNLACAQLFFAAALWTLPCMTAAVAMSGATDLLHRNEVSMEAVVRNSSDTSAPRARRKRFISSKDMTALLDYHNRVRSQVFPPAANMEYMVWDERLAKSAESWASQCIWDHGPPHVLRHTGQNLSIISGRYRSIVDLVRSWYDERHSFSFPNRCSGSVCTHYTQMVWATSNKIGCAVRKCSNIYVFGSTWKQATLLVCNYSIKGNWVGEAPYKTGKPCSACPSSYGGSCSKNQCDSRSKSRRNASGFRG